One part of the Rutidosis leptorrhynchoides isolate AG116_Rl617_1_P2 chromosome 1, CSIRO_AGI_Rlap_v1, whole genome shotgun sequence genome encodes these proteins:
- the LOC139901916 gene encoding uncharacterized protein, with the protein MTEEGKNRAVAYSGDQHPSAPPQPPPPYNYYGTFQGVANYPQPQQPYHPPPPPPPALGFPQPSPPHTHPYYSHGYQTVPGIVIAPGAPVLIERRTLPCCGCGIGWFLFFAGFFFGAIPWYIGAFILLFVRVDYREKAGLVACTIALHNPPLTTTLEETWTNPRAWPVTPLTKKEVLELVNEIAQQPKLVEEQALKLTKDLNHKIQSVEHLLHSVKNLIA; encoded by the exons ATGACTGAAGAAGGCAAGAACAGAGCCGTCGCTTACTCCGGCGACCAGCATCCTTCAGCTCCACCTCAACCTCCACCACCGTATAATTATTACGGTACTTTTCAAGGCGTTGCAAATtatccacaaccacaacaaccctatcaccctccaccaccaccaccaccggcgcTAGGGTTTCCACAACCCAGTCCTCCACACACTCATCCCTACTATTCACATGGTTATCAAACCGTTCCAG GGATTGTGATTGCTCCTGGTGCACCTGTGCTAATAGAGCGACGAACCTTACCTTGCTGTGGTTGTGGGATTGGCTGGTTCTT ATTTTTTGCTGGTTTCTTCTTTGGGGCCATTCCATGGTATATTGGAGCTTTTATTCTTCTCTTTGTACGGGTGGATTACAGAGAAAAAGCAGGACTTGTTGCTTGCACTATAGCT ttgcataacccgcctctAACTACTACCCTGGAGGAAACCTGGACCAATCCGAGAGCATGGCCAGTAACACCACTTACAAAGAAAGAAGTTCTTGAATTAGTTAACGAGATCGCTCAACAACCAAAGCTCGTGGAAGAACAAGCACTTAAATTAACTAAAGACCTCAACCACAAGATTCAGAGTGTAGAACATCTTCTTCACTCGGTTAAGAATTTAATTGCTTAA